In Cryptococcus neoformans var. neoformans JEC21 chromosome 5 sequence, one genomic interval encodes:
- a CDS encoding siderochrome-iron transporter, putative, whose product MSAPHHQQGDRVEYDEPNLPRLNQNEFEESSSEFSEDPKAPVKRGIASASRVLSVITKKDIRIAYLALTVLALGMAFAQYTQTTFTAYATSAFKSHSELAAAAVVSRVFSMIAYLIVPKICDNVGRISPSIIISMVVFTVLSDAMMAGCKNVQTYIGANVFSGLSSTGYTIALQIYYAETTAIRERALWNVAADSFSAIITLYSGSTIGGLILENWGTTSGWRWGYGMWSIINTVLAIPFIAILFSWHRRVRRNPNVPRLPPHTNVIDQLFHEYDLIGSCLLVASVALILVPLTLAKGVASQWTDDNIAMICVGFGLLVLFIVWSIPKKWRPKWFFTPRLPLIPWYTLKNRSLMSMFVINMCDFMSYGVFTTYFQTFMQVAVRTSASKASMIDNTLRIVFQVTALVVGLVMRFWTPACVKLGLGKRLFHTRYPVWIGIPLCALSIGIDINFVQHPRRKSAIASYVIAKAIYGVGRGMFQTSAQITVQASSRRRELAIATGIFYFAASLGGAIGIAVAGAIWLNILPDALANNLPAASANLASTIYGSITVAISYDPNSEIGLAILKSYVHTMKILAIVSTCLQIPMLISMFFIEDLQLTEDEQIILGGKRIGLGKKKQEQIDEREGEEEVKMVEKEKPVVRAD is encoded by the exons ATGTCagctcctcatcatcagcaaggGGACAGGGTAGAATACGACGAACCCAACCTTCCTAGGCTCAATCAAAATGAGTTTGAAGAGAGCTCTTCTGAGTTCAGTGAGGATCCCAAGGCCCCGGTGAAGCGAGGCATTGCCTCCGCAAGCCGTGTTCTTTCTGTGATCACCAAGAAGGATATCAGGATTGCTTATCTTGC CCTTACCGTCCTCGCTCTCGGGATGGCTTTCGCGCAATACACACAGACCACCTTCACAGCTTATGCCACCAGTGCCTTCAAGAGTCACTCTGagcttgctgctgccgctgtTGTTTCCCGAGTCTTCTCTATGATTGCCTACCTCATT GTTCCCAAAATCTGCGATAATGTAGGGCGTATCTCTCCTTCGATTATCATTTCCATGGTCGTCTTCACT GTTCTTAGTGACGCCATGATGGCCGGATGCAAGAATGTCCAGACGTATATTGGCGCGAATGTCTTCAGCGGGTTGTCGAGTACTGGTTACACTATCGCTCTTCAAATCTACTATGCCGAGACTACTGCTATTCGCGAACGAGCTTTATGGAACGTCGCCGCAGATTCTTTCA GCGCCATCATCACTCTTTATAGCGGTTCGACCATCGGTGGGCTTATCTTGGAAAACTGGGGCACAACTTCTGGTTGGCGATGGGGTTACGGAATGTGGTCCA TCATAAACACTGTCCTTGCTATTCCCTTCATCGCCATCTTGTTTTCTTGGCACCGACGAGTACGACGCAACCCAAATGTCCCTCGCCTTCCCCCGCACACCAACGTCATTGACCAGCTCTTCCACGAATACGATCTCATCGGTTCCTGTCTTCTTGTCGCTAGTGTGGCGTTAATCTTGGTTCCTCTGACTCTTGCCAAGGGCGTTGCGTCGCAATGGACTGACGACAACATTGCCATGATCTGTGTTGGTTTCggtcttcttgtccttttcatcgtttg GTCTATTCCTAAAAAATGGAGGCCTAAGTGGTTCTTCAcccctcgtcttcctctcatcccCTGGTACACTCTCAAAAATCGAAGTCTCATGTCTATGTTTGTTATCAACATGTGTGACTTCATGTCCTACGGTGTCTTCACCACTTATTTCCAAACCTTTATGCAAGTCGCCGTCCGAACATCTGCCAGCAAGGCTTCGATGATCGACAATACTCTCCGAATCGTCTTCCAGGTCACCGCACTCGTTGTCGGTCTCGTTATGCGATTCTGGACCCCTGCTTGTGTCAAGCTTGGTTTGGGCAAGCGACTCTTCCACACTAGATACCCTGTGTGGATCGGTATCCCTCTTTGTGCCCTTTCTATCGGTATCG ACATCAACTTTGTCCAGCACCCTCGTAGGAAGAGTGCAATTGCCAGCTATGTTATCGCCAAGGCCATCTACGGTGTTGGTCGAGGG ATGTTCCAAACTTCCGCTCAAATCACCGTgcaagcttcttccagGAGGCGTGAGCTTGCCATTGCCACCGGTATTTTCTACTTTGCCGCCTCTTTGGGTGGTGCTATTGG TATTGCCGTCGCTGGTGCTATCTGGCTCAACATCTTGCCTGATGCTCTTGCCAATAACCTTCCCGCCGCTTCTGCTAACCTTGCTTCCACGATCT ATGGCAGTATCACAGTCGCCATTAGTTACGACCCCAATTCCGAGATTGGTTTGGCCATTCTCAAGTCCTATGTGCATACGATGAAGA TCCTTGCCATTGTTTCTACCTGCCTGCAAATCCCTATGCTGATTTCCATGTTCTT